The Aedes albopictus strain Foshan chromosome 2, AalbF5, whole genome shotgun sequence region TGTGCAAACTGTTTTGATAATGCATTCACACATACTGTTTGCTTTGGAAGTGCCAATTCCGATACCGTTCGCACATCAATCAAAGGATATTTTTCGGTTGTATTGCTGccagatatttcaagatcaacccGCCTGGAATCTTTCTCGGACCTAGACATGTTCGCTGTCCAAACTAAGCAAAGTGGATCTGGTTTCCCTTCCACGCCCAACTGATTTGCCAAATTCTCCTCGATTAACGTGGCCGATGATCCGTCATCTAACATGGCGTACGTGTCAATCACTGAACAGGAACCATACAGTCGTATCGGTATAATCCGGAAGAAAGTCGTATTCAACAGACGGTGGTGGCTGACCAAAGCTGTCGTTACACGTTCCGCTGGTTTTTGTGGCACCGCATGAAGTAGCTCATGGTGTGGCTTAGAACATCCGCCCACCCCACATGTCGTTCCACTAGGACAGGTCCATTGACCATCGATTTTACCATGTCGACCTAAACACTGACGGCAGAGCTTGAACTTGTGCACCATTCTCCAACGATCCTGGACAATCAACTTCTGGAACGCTTCGCAGTTTGCAATGCCGTGTTCCTCATTTTTGCAGCCAGAACACGATACAAACGCACGTGTTGCTGCTTCATTGCCTTCCGAGTGTGCATCAGGTTTGATATCATGCACATTAGTATAGGGTTTGTACTTTTGGTGATCTCGCAAGCCTTTGTGTTCCGGAAACACTTGCATAGTGACTGAGTTAGCCTCCAGAACAAGGATTTCCATAAAATCACCAAACGTTCGGAGATTAATACCAGTAAACTGCTTCCGGTATCTCGCCCAATCCATCTTGCATCCGGCCGGCAGTTTATCAATCAGCTCCTGCAACAGTACTGGATTACACATATGCGACGACATCTCAGCTGCTTCAAGATGATCGCATAAATTCTGCACGGCCATCCCGAAAGTTATCAGCATATCCAATCGCTCTGGTTTCGGTGAGGGAACTTCTCGGACCTTCTTCAACAGCATATTCACTACAAGCTCGGGCTTCCCAAACAACATTTGGAGTGTCCTTATTACCGATGGCACAGCAGACGGTATCAATAGCCGGCTACGCACTGCTTCCAAAGCGGGCCCTCGCAGACTACGCTGTAACCGCATGAGATTTTCCACATCGGAATATCCGCATGCTTCCGTTGTCATTTTATAACAGCTCAAAAAAATTGGCCAATCTTCTGGATTTCCATCGAAAACAGGCAATTCCTTTGGCATTACCTGTCGTGCAGCAATTTTATCGCGATTTAGCTCTGCTGGACGCTCGGGGTGTGGCACACGAACAGGGTTTGTGAAATATTCCGAAGCCATAGGTGGTTCAACGTTTCGATGGGCTAGGCTTAGCTTTGACATCCGATCCACATTCGAGTGAAAGTCCTGTTCCATTAGTCTTTCGCTTGTGACCGGAAGACGATCGTTGTTTTCAGCAGCACGCATAGTACCACGTAGATCCGCATACTCACGCTCTAGGTTCAGCTTCGATTTTATATTGGCTTTCGTTGTACAGTTACTTGCAGTTGCACCCATGACTCCGCACGGATTAGAATTTCGATGAACTAGGCTCAGCTTCGACACCCGATCAATTGTCGAGTGGAAGTCCTGTTGCGCTAGTTTTTCGCCCGGTGGGCAAACGTTACACACAGTGGGATTGGAACTCCAGTCGACTAGGCTCAGCTTCGACACACAAGCACCTTGCGTGTGGAAGTCCTGTTGCACTAGCTTACCCCCGGATGGAGGCAAAGACAAATACATTGTACGGTCTCTAACGCTACTAGCTAACGATTGTTTATCTGATTCCCGAGACACCCGTCCTACTGATCTGATTACTTCTTTATTATCGATTCCCAACCGCACCCCATTACCTTGAACATCCCGCTGGTTTCTGACCATCGGGCGAATCGGATCCGCGGAATGGATCTCCTCCACACAATCTTCCAGTTTGGCTGTTGACTGATGCTCCAGACCAAGTCCTTCGTTGCCAATTTGAAGTTGCCTCTGGATCCATTCTTCAACCTTTCTTTCACTGCTCTGTAGGCTGATGCGGCTTCGGTTTCCTTCGTCCTCCAGTTCCTCAATCTGTGCAAGCTCCAGTTCATGCTTTTGGGAAAGGTACGCCGCTTCTTCATGAATCATTCGCGattgctcttcttcttcttccctcaaaagtttcaaGCGGGCTTCACGAAGCGAACGTTGCAGCTCCTCGTGCTTCTTTCGCATTGCCTTTGCTTCTTCCAACTGCTGCAATTTCAGATGAAGCTTTTCGGACCGTGTCGATGATGACGAACTTCTTACGCTACTTCCTCTTTTGCTTTCGGGAGCGACCACTTTCGCCTTGCATATTACGCAGATAAACTCATCGGAATGTATAGTTGCAATGTTGACAGATGCACACGAGTAGTGAAACCAGTTTTCACACTTGTCGCATGCCACCATGTCTTCCCAACTGTCCGGTTTGTTGCAGCTCTTACAACTGAACATCTCCGGTTCCGGTGTGTTTACTTTCTGCTTCCTTCTTGCTGGCATCTCTTTGAAGGGCCGCTCTTCCAAGAGCTAAAATCTTTGAAGATTTGTTGGGAGGCTCGGAGATCTTTTAAGACAAACTCGCTTTTTGTTGTTGGAGTTGCTTCAAAGCTGTATTCGAATTCAAGAAATATAAATGGTTACAGTTACTGTTACAATGAAATATCACGACAATCTTACATTTTAGTTTCTCCTTCCTTCCACAGCTATTTACAGAAATAATTAACGAATAAACAGAATAACTCTAGAAACGCGTCCTCACTGCTGTTGTGACTCTTACAAAATGGCGCCTTCTACCCGTTTCCTTTTCGCCTCTGTCGGCCACTGGAGAAGTGGGCGAACCTATCACCTAACTCGCTAGCATTGGGTGCATCTACTGTTCGTCTCGCTATACCGGGGGGCTCTTCAAAGTAACAATGCGTTTTGAGGAATGATATATACGTTTGTCCAGGTATTACTAGTAGAAAATCCTGTTTTAATGTATATGAATGTTATATCGCTAGCTGTCGATGTGCACCTTCCTGACTTTGCCCGTACGGGCGTATTAAACGTATTATTCGTAGGGGAATTTACTTGTAGAATCTTTTACACTTTTATTTTATTCGTTTTAACATCAAATCAAAAACAATGTCAAcagctgaactgaactgaaagatTTATCAGATAAATGTTAACCAATTATCCATTCACGGTTTTTGTGGGTTGTCAAGATAGCAAATTAAAGGTAAATTATTTTAATTCACtaatatatttattatattaagTATAATAAAAGTAAACAGCATTGGCATGCGGGATATTGCGggattattcttgaaaaaaaaaaaaaactcgatgaagtaggtggaatctttaatgaaaataaaatcaATTGCCCCGTtagtgaaatgtttcaaaagaCTCATGAAATCTCTCAGCAAATGCATCACGCTTTATATAATAATTAGGGTGTAAAGTTGGGACTCATATAATACGCTGCCATCTTCTTTAAGCCAATCACAATATTTATCTCAGCTAACTTATATCCGtctcaatttattttttttaattcgattaGGCTCAAATTAGGCTCCTCTTTCGACTTGTCAAATACTgaaaataaatttatttggatgCACGACAACCTGGAATTTGCGGTAGGTGTAAAGTGAGTGGCAACGTCTTGTAGGAGTCCCGACTGTTTAAAAAGATTCAAGAAGTGAAATTACTCACCTACGGAACGTACGTTTCATTCAGGCAAAATCAGGTGCAGATTACGCTATACTTCTCATATatactaagggtctgtgtcaattggcgaattaaaattaaattttacttaaatttgacagttcaacacttaaacttgacagttttcctaaggaaataattatcgaactgtcaagtttaagtgaaacttatatttaattcgccaattgacacagaccctaaaagAGTTATTTCTACTAGTAATACCTAGACAACTGTATGTATTGTTCTTCAAAAAGCAcgattgttgcaagagtgaaatacaatttcaagttacgatcttgttcgactactgcgattattgttttctgttgccatggcaacatgtagggTGATAAACAAGAGAATTACATAAAGCGCAAATTTAAGTCGTTTGTTTATAatattcaatgtaactttgttattttaagagctagagttttggtgtcttcgacaacttttcatatttttgcctgttctacaactttgtcgaagacgccaaaacTCTAAGTTGTAAAATAAAgaagttagcaccgcagcgccacctatgcggcggtttcacgaactaaattccaagcgcaatttgaggcgcagataaaacccaacaactttgccgaagtcaccaacttgataggacgtatccccaatgtgctagaggttttgtcttgctaatttctgttcctggcccagtgtgcagtggAACGAACGTCGTAAGAGCCCTAGTAAGagccattttttttaaagactaAATTTCATATTGAAATTTAATTGAGTGTTTAGAAGCTCTGCttttggtggagcggacctggtgtgatggttagaacacttgactatcccgccgaggacctgggatcgaatcccacacccgacaaacttgcaaaatgtgagtttttccttcggaagggaagtaaagcgtgggtcccgagatgaactagcccagggctgaaaatctcgttaatacggatAAAAAAAAGCTCTGCTGATTTATCccaaaaccaaaacaatattatacttatgacacacatgtgatacaagaatcattgtacaattgcgcttgaaatgagtgccatactgaaaattctctcagttcaagtcagtcctgttgaaattttcttgacactgcgtaccgttgtacaggaatcacactcgtatcacatgtctgtccggggtattacccgatatctcgcttttcttgcagttttagggatgtttttcaacaaatttcgtggatcattggtgaaaatggataaaaagagttactctggatttctcaaagttacactcgtttgcacagtgtcttgcccctaggggcGTACAGAATAGAAATACAgcgcccgttcgctcgttgcaaacccgctcattTGCAACGCTTTTTGGTTACAAGTCcgctaattgggttgtttagtgaactaaatattgcctttttctttaacctaatcgaaagagctcatttttctgagtataacgtgattttattgcattccgattcctttgttttgatggttaaataaacaaaacagttttaatttccgtggctagaatgacagttcaatcgataaagtgacagttcgccccgaacaaaaaaatttccccatacaaactttaaatgatttttaaaaatagttcccgggaacctaaaatgatgaaattttggatttcgactaatttttggacggagattccgatgatgcaataatctggatacccctaaagaacccaaattGGGCAAAATTTGACACAATGTGTTGTTTGACACATGTcatgtttgcaattaaaaagcaatcaagtgtcaaatttgtgcCGTCAGTCgtgctggcagtgcatttcgatgcactttagtgtcaaaatgacgttgcgaatggcattcgctcgttgcaatgtaaacatgttgcaacgagcgaacggccgctgtacactagaactccaatgacaCTGCAATCGCTTTTCCTATTCAATCATTTTATTAGCTTTCTTCTTCTTGCTTCTGGGTGCTCTTTGTATTAACAAAGAGCGAAAAATGGCGCAGCGAACTAGCGCTATATTGCCAGTTAATTTTTGATTTATACTCAATTAGAGTTTACTTTCTGGTGAGCACGCCGCGAACACGACCGAGCGTGTCGATCGCTGCCAAATCGCTGCAGTCGTactgtttattagctttaatagTAATAATTGACTATTtataagcaccgacgaaccgacgtgacagtggtgattcaaaactgcccccccaaatttaacggtcgaccagcgaagcgagcgaacgcttctgtcaaataagCGCAGACGcaaacctcttcctatatgaatacacgggggttggaagtcaagctatcaaaacaacgcgaaccgttgtagaggaggcggtagtgttcggctatttttcatcatggcgtcggggacaacaaatttgaatttatttgttctagctgtcacgtcggttcgtcggtgttataagcaccgacgaaccgacgtgacagtggtgattcaaaactgtcctCACAAATTTAACGGtcaaccagcgaagcgagcgaacgcttctgtcaaatcagcgcagacgcgaacctcttcctatatgaatacacgggggtttggagtccAGCTATCAATACAACGCGAAccattatagaggaggcggtagtgttcggctatttttcatcatggcgtcggggacaacaaatttgaatttatttgttctagctgtcacgtcggttcgtcggtgttataagtgtccatcttgtagagggtTCTTTGTTttagtaaacaaaatttatttgacacttctagtaccgttaatgacgctgtaagggcgtggcaaactagatctagattgagtttaaataagggcgagagttctcttcatcgactctctcttcttcaaattaaagtgacaagatgcaagtatggttgcactttttggtcataaatcgctagattgcgatgcaatctagcgtctaagtgtaaaaaagttcgattgaatttgcatcttgtcactttaatttgcagaagggagagtcgatgaagagaactctctcatgttactttcgcccttatttaaactcaatctagagttgtTAGTCACACGGacggtcgcgacattggacttctgtggctaattaTTCTACTGGGTAGAGTGACTGGAAAGGAGAGTGGCGtcaacgtcaaaattggaactaTGATCatccatagagcttgctgacgtttattcgcctttctctttcaaacatgcaggcggaatagaatttgttgtcatcaggaaaggtttcccgatgaaaacaaatcctatcccgcctgcatgcttgaaagagagatgtgaataaacgtcagcaagctctgtacaaattcccgttccaaacgagcaggagaagtgtcaaaattggaacatgacgtaTACCATGTCACCTAACTTGTCACTTTTATTGCCCTTATTGAAACAAACGCTCGATTTTACCAGTCGAAATAAACTACGCAGCCACATTTTTTCAGCAGAATTATTCGCGAACACCCCTAGTTTTTAGATCCATTTGAAGTGGTGTTTACACGCGAAACGTCAAAATAGTGAAACAAAACAAACGTGCGTGTCTTCGTTCTCGTGCGGTGGCGGTGTACCTAGTTCACACATTACGAATTATTCCCGAAAACAGCGTTATTCAAGTAACTATTCAGCTTTACAATGTGCAGCATCGGCGAAGATGACTTCGGAGACGAGGGTGGCGCTCACGCCATGAAGGAAGAATCCCCCATACCGGAAGAAGGCACATCGTCGGCTCTGGAACAGCATGAGATCTGCCACAAGTGTAATGAACAGCCTGCGGTGTTGAAGCTGAACCGAAAGGAGCCCCAGTGCCGTGGATGTTTTCTGCATTACGTGCGGCACAAGTTTCGAGCTTCGCTGGGAGCCACCAAAATCGTTCGGCGGGGTTCCAAGGTGATGGTGGTTTTCAACGGCTCGCCGGAGAATGTAGTGATGCTGGACATGATCCGGCATGGTTTGGACCAGGATGCTTTCAAGAAGTTACGAGTGGACCCGGTGGTGGTGTTTGTCAATGAGGATTTCATTGACGGGAGTCGAGGGGATCTTGAGCAGAGTGTGGGCGAGAAAGTTGAGATTATGAAACAATTTGAATTTCCATCCTATTATGCCGTGCTGGGTGGTCAAGAAAGCTGTGGAATTGGCGAGGGTAATCTATCGGAGAAATTTCACGCGGAGCAAGAAGCATTTAGGAAGATCTTGGGAGGAATCAAAAGCGTAACATCGAAGCAGGACTTCATTGTACAGACTAGGAAGCAAACGTACAAGGCATTAGCCAAGCAGTTGGAATGTGGATACATATTCCTGTCCAGTATTGGGTTAGAACTTGCGAAGACATTGCTGTCGGACGTGGCTCTGGGTCGAGGAAGATCCCTTGCTCTAGACATTGCCTTTTGTGACGATCGTGACGAAGAGCGGAAAATAATTCGTCCTATGCGAGATCTGAACCCTGAGGAAATCGACTATTACTTGAACTTCGCAGAGAATCAGCTGCGAAGTGTCATAGCTTTGGACCCGTTCCGAGAGAAATCAAGTTTGCAGAATTTGACGTCCAAATTTGTCGATGGGTTGCAGCAATCATTTCCCTCTACGGTGTCCACCGTGTTTCGGACGGGAGATAAGCTGGGTGCGGAAAAAGTGGCAGATTCCAATGAACCAAAAGCAAACGACGACCATTTCTTAGAGCTGTTTGATAAATCTTTGAAAATCGAGCCAACGGCAGAAGAACCAAGCAAGTGTAAATTTTGTCACTCGAGTCTGGACTATCGGGATTCGGCCACACTGTTTGCAACGGAATTCTCCCGGATGGTTTCTTCGCGAATTAACGTGGAACTGAGTCACGAGAGTATTATCGAAAGTACCAGACTAATGGAACGGGACGCGTGCAAAGCGGTAAACGCCGAACTTGAGGACGACGAGATGAGACAGCTCAAACGGGAGTTGTGCCACGCTTGCAGGAATATTTTTATCGATTTTGATGGAAAATAATATATGCTTTGGAAGCTGTGCTTCAAGTTGTAGTTTGACGTTCAATTTGTTTTGCGATGACTTTCTTTCTCTGTGATACTTTTGTGGTTTTATCGTTCAATGTTGGTTAAAGTTTAAGGAGCTACACGAGCTttcgttcaaaaattcaaaaCACTTTTCCACTTTTCCTATCAAGCTTCTATATTGAAAGACGAATCCCATGCTTTGGCATTGACCTGTTTGAGAATAGCTTTCAAACCTTTCCCTGGACCACATTCGAACGTGCGGGGGAAGAATTCGCCGGTTTTCCGTTCGTACAGATTATGCAACGTTTGTTCCCACTTGACCGGTCGCACTATCTGCTTTGGAAGTTGATTCAGTATGTGCCCCGGGTTTCGATACCGTTTGCCGTCCACATTCGAGTGCACACTGATGATGGGGTCTTCGATTTTTATCTTTTTGAGTGCTTTTGAGAATGGTTCCACTGCTGATGCCATGAGTTCGGTGTGAAACGCACCGCTCACCGGTAAACGTTTTATCCGTTTAATGCCGTACTTTTTCGTGTTGGCTTCGAGAAATTTGAGCGCTTCGGTGTTACCTGCGATTACCTGAAATGGGATAATGATAGAGATTTGTAATTAGTAAAATATAGAGTTGGGTCTCCAGTAAGTCTAAATAAATGCTGCATTCTTACCTTACAACTTGGATACAAATAATTAGCTATTCGGCATTCCGGATTTTCCATGCCTCGTTGAATGCACCAGTTCACGGCATCTTTACAGGCTTCCCCGAGTCGAGCATCCGGAGAAAACAGTACCGTTGCCATTCCACTTTTGGTCTGCTCGCTTGCCCATTGCATAGCTTCGGCTCGGATCTGCACCAGCTTGACTGCCTTATCGAATGAAATGGCTCCGGCAAACACCAACGCTGTGATCTCACCCAGACTGAATCCGGCCGTGGCAAAACAGTTATCGATGGCGTTCGGTCGTTCCTCTCTGAGCTGCTCGAGCGCTGCCAGAGAGGAAACCATCACCGCCGGTTGGCAGTACATGGTCTGATCAAGCTTCTCCCTAGGGCCCTCGACGCACAGTTTAAGCAAATCGTACCCCAGCACATCGTTAGCCAGGGCAAATATGTCCCGCGCGCCGGGGTACTTCAGCAACCTGGAAGCCATTCCAACGTATTGCGCCCCCTGGCCGGGGAACAGTATGATCGTGGTCTCGCGGGGATCGATTTTCGGTCGGTTTGATTTCATTGCCTGATTGCGACCCCCGAAGAATGTCCCATCTACGTAGGGAAGGGTGGCCCAGGCGTCCTCTTCACTTTGCGGTCGGATGTCCTGGAAGGTGGCGGCATTATCCAGGAGGTCTTTCACTTTTTCCGAACCGGCTGATGGTGGTCCTTTGGGGATTTCGGGTTTGCACTGTAATAGGGCCGGCCGGTGAAATCTCCTAACCAGTGTTCGGAAGAACATGGTCGTTGTGTTGTTATTGCTTGAAAGTATGACGAGTCAGTGATTTAATAGTTAAATCGTCACTAATttacaaattaaattaaatttcttGGCGACTGCTGAAATAATCAACAACAAAACTGGAAAGCACGCGTGCGGCACAGCTGATTGTTCGATACGACAACATAAGATCTGTCAAAAATGAATGTGATCTAATTTGCGGTTGTCAAAATTCGAGGCGAAAAGGGGAACTCACCAGGCGAAACAGCTTTGGCTGCGTTCTTGTGAGTGTCCATTCTCGGATGCACTTTTTAGTGTTGCCAGTGttttaccccggacagacatgtgaagagtgtgattcctgtataacggtacgcagtgtcaagaaaattctaacaagactgacttgaactgagacaattttcagtatggcagtcatttcaagcgcaattgttcagtgattcttgtatcacatgtgtgtcataagtatgaCGTTCCGacgctaaacatgaataaaatccaagctgtgagacgattttacgtcatagagtgaccttatgaaatttatcCGAGTCATTattgtagggattgagaggggtACTGAGAAAATAAGCTACTGGGCATATACCATTGGCAGCGGTGAAGCACCGTCggcaaaaacaaagcaaacgacgAGCACAGaaagaaacgtcagtcttgtaaagtattttgcgCGTGCAGCTTGTTTGGCGAGTGCGGTGCTGCTTGATTCCGATGCACATCGGCGGAATTGGAGTTTGGCCCGCCATAATGTACCGGAAGATTGGTTCCGGACACGACActgaccacacccgatacattttatattcaaggacttcagaagtgattactcaagaactcactgtacTTGAATCGCATTAACATTTAGTGGCTTTCAATAGGTTATAAATCGCTTTTTATTCGAATTCCTGAgagacttctagttaagccgaaaagttcattttttattgttcgattttttttaaatatccaattcaactagccatttgactagcatgatatttaacaggttagtggttagcaactgctctgaatatgtcgtctagcttcaacgaatgctttaactgtcattttgacttcctatgtagggattgagaggggtACTGAGAAAATAAGCTACTGGGCATATACCATTGGCAGCGGTGAAGCACCGTCggcaaaaacaaagcaaacgacgAGCACAGaaagaaacgtcagtcttgtaaagtattttgcgCGTGCAGCTTGTTTGGCGAGTGCGGTGCTGCTTGATTCCGATGCACATCGGCGGAATTGGAGTTTGGCCCGCCATAATGTACCGGAAGATTGGTTCCGGACACGACATTGGCACAGTTGGTAGAAGATGTGTACGCTCGGGCTCGGTTGTTGATGCAGTGAATGCGAAGGGATTGAACTGCGTGCTGGTGGCTCGATCCCAACAGATTGAGGAGAAACGGGGTGTTTTGTATTTTGTTTGGTGCAGAAGCTTTTGGGGGCGAAAGTTGCCTTGTTTGCTAGCTACGATGCGATAATTGACGGCGGATCGTTTCAATTGCAAGGACGTGTACGAATGCAGGTTTAACTGTGTTTTGGAATGGAGATTTTTTTCTACCGCCGGATGCAAGTTTAGTTGATTTTTTGTGAACTGAACAGTTTCGTGTGTGAGATGATATTTAGTTCTTGCTTGAGTCAGTTCTTGTTTATCGCGAGGTTTGTTATTGGATTCGTCAGAGTAAACAGAAGCAGAATCGAAATCCGGTGAAAGAGAAATTTGAAATGAGGACGAAaacaaaagcaaaacaaaaatcataacagatCTTATAGTTAATTATTTTATTTGCAGCATTTCAAACATATTCAAAACAGAGTTAATTGATTatcgttttgtatgaaaatagtgAGATTTGTGTTCTTGTTAGCTGGAGGCGAGGTTTTCAATGGTGTTGTTTTGTTGCCTGTTATTGATATAATTTAGTACTTGCGTGGTATATACTAGATTCCCATTATATGAAATCAAATAGATGATTATGCTTTACACAGGCATGTTCTACAAAACAGAACAGCGAATTTCcacgagagggtaagctgcaactgataacaaattcccctgagagggtaagcgaattcccccgagagggtaagctaacagcgaattcccccgagagggtaagctgcaactgataacaaattcccctgagagggtaagcgaattcccccgagagggtaagctaacagcgaattcccccgagagggtaagctgcaactgataacaaattcccctgagagggtaagcgaattcccccgagagggtaa contains the following coding sequences:
- the LOC109404952 gene encoding probable malonyl-CoA-acyl carrier protein transacylase, mitochondrial gives rise to the protein MFFRTLVRRFHRPALLQCKPEIPKGPPSAGSEKVKDLLDNAATFQDIRPQSEEDAWATLPYVDGTFFGGRNQAMKSNRPKIDPRETTIILFPGQGAQYVGMASRLLKYPGARDIFALANDVLGYDLLKLCVEGPREKLDQTMYCQPAVMVSSLAALEQLREERPNAIDNCFATAGFSLGEITALVFAGAISFDKAVKLVQIRAEAMQWASEQTKSGMATVLFSPDARLGEACKDAVNWCIQRGMENPECRIANYLYPSCKVIAGNTEALKFLEANTKKYGIKRIKRLPVSGAFHTELMASAVEPFSKALKKIKIEDPIISVHSNVDGKRYRNPGHILNQLPKQIVRPVKWEQTLHNLYERKTGEFFPRTFECGPGKGLKAILKQVNAKAWDSSFNIEA
- the LOC109404953 gene encoding cytoplasmic tRNA 2-thiolation protein 2 → MCSIGEDDFGDEGGAHAMKEESPIPEEGTSSALEQHEICHKCNEQPAVLKLNRKEPQCRGCFLHYVRHKFRASLGATKIVRRGSKVMVVFNGSPENVVMLDMIRHGLDQDAFKKLRVDPVVVFVNEDFIDGSRGDLEQSVGEKVEIMKQFEFPSYYAVLGGQESCGIGEGNLSEKFHAEQEAFRKILGGIKSVTSKQDFIVQTRKQTYKALAKQLECGYIFLSSIGLELAKTLLSDVALGRGRSLALDIAFCDDRDEERKIIRPMRDLNPEEIDYYLNFAENQLRSVIALDPFREKSSLQNLTSKFVDGLQQSFPSTVSTVFRTGDKLGAEKVADSNEPKANDDHFLELFDKSLKIEPTAEEPSKCKFCHSSLDYRDSATLFATEFSRMVSSRINVELSHESIIESTRLMERDACKAVNAELEDDEMRQLKRELCHACRNIFIDFDGK